The Bacteroidota bacterium genome includes a region encoding these proteins:
- a CDS encoding phosphoglycerate mutase family protein, translating into MKCLRPLNLLVIILLMGCSSNQQTAPPASTHQPLQVFLVRHAEKADASRDTDLSPQGYERASTLAAVLRSSDITRIHSSDYKRTRNTAAPVAAQLGLEVELYDPRNLPDFAAQLKAAGGIHLVVGHSNTTPALTALLGGDPGTPIEEKAEYDRLYMVSIAADGSVSSTLLRFGNKYAPH; encoded by the coding sequence ATGAAATGTTTGCGCCCCTTAAACTTGCTGGTGATTATTTTGCTGATGGGATGCTCGTCCAATCAGCAGACCGCACCGCCAGCTTCGACACACCAACCGCTACAAGTCTTCCTTGTACGACATGCCGAGAAAGCAGACGCCAGCAGAGACACTGATCTGTCACCCCAAGGCTACGAACGTGCATCCACTCTTGCGGCTGTACTGCGCAGTTCAGACATAACACGTATTCACAGCTCAGACTACAAGCGCACAAGAAACACTGCAGCGCCTGTTGCAGCGCAACTAGGACTGGAAGTTGAACTTTACGATCCACGCAATCTGCCGGACTTCGCAGCGCAACTGAAAGCCGCCGGCGGCATCCATCTCGTCGTTGGGCATAGCAACACCACGCCGGCGCTGACTGCATTACTCGGCGGCGATCCGGGCACGCCCATCGAGGAAAAAGCAGAGTACGACCGACTCTACATGGTTTCTATTGCCGCAGATGGGAGCGTCAGCAGTACGTTGCTGCGGTTTGGTAACAAGTATGCGCCGCACTAG